Part of the Candidatus Binatia bacterium genome is shown below.
AGCTCGCGGCGCTGCCATCCCGTCTCGGTGCGGACCGCCTTCACCAGCATCTGGTTCTCCCCCACCCCGATCGGCATGACCACAATGCCCCCGGGCTTCAGCTGCTCGTCCAGGAAGTGCGGCATGCGCGGAGCGCCCGCCGCGATCAGCACGCGGTCGAACGGCGCCATCTCGCGCCATCCGACCGATCCGTCGGCGATGCGGAAGACGATGTTCGTGTAACCCATCGTCGTGAGCCGGTCGCGGGCGGCGACCCCCACCGACGCGATCCGCTCGACCGTGAAGACGCGGTCGGCCAGCTCGGCCAGGATCGCCGTCTGGTACCCCGATCCGGTGCCGATCTCGAGGATCTTCTCCTCGCCGTTCAGCTCCAGCGCCTGGGTCATCAGGGCGACCATGTAGGGCTGCGAGATCGTCTGCGACGCTCCGATCGGGAGCGCGCTGTCGCTGTAGGCCTTGGCCTCCAGCGCCTCGTCCACGAAGAGGTGGCGCGGCATCGCCTCCATGATCCGGAGCACGTGCGGGTCGTGGATGCCCCGCTCGCGCAGCTGCGACTGCACCATGCGCCGCCGGGCGGCGCCCTGCTCGGACGGATTCATCTCATTCGTCATGGATCGCGAGCCCCATCGTTTCCAGCTCGACGATCGCCTTGTAGTCGTTCACGTCGAACGAGAGCGGCGTCACCGACACGTAGCCGTGCGAGACCGCGTGGAAGTCGCTCGCCTCGTCGGGGTCCCAGGTCGGGTTCTCCCCTCCGATCCAATAGTACGACTTTCCCCGCGGGTCGGTCTTCTCGACGATCACGTCGTGGAAGACGCGGCGCCCGAGCCGCGCCACGCGCAGGCCCCGGATCTCGCCGTACGGCAGCGGCGGGATGTTCACGTTGAGGCACATCCCCGGCGTGAGCCCGCGCGCGAGGAGCAGCCGGACCAGCGCCGCCGCGACCCGTCCGGCCGCCGCGAAGTCGGTCGGCTCCCAGGTCGCGAGCGAGAAGGCGATCGAGGGGATCCCGAGGAACGATCCCTCACTGGCCGCCGACACGGTGCCCGAGTAGAGCACGTCGTTCCCCATGTTGGGGCCGTGGTTGATGCCGGAGACGATCAGCCTCGGCGGCTCCTTCAGGAACCCGTGGACGGCGAGGAGGACGCAGTCGGTGGGCGTGCCATCCACGCTCAGGATTCCCGGGCCGGTCTTCCGCAGGCGGAGCGGACGATGGAGCGTGAGCGAGTGGCTGGTCGCGCTCTGCTCCCGGTCGGGGGCGATGATCGTCACCTCGCCGAGGGGGCGCATCGCGTCGGCGAGGGTGCGGAGCCCCTCGGCCGCGATGCCGTCGTCGTTCGTGACCAGGATCATCGGAAGAGGTGACGCAGCACGAAGCGG
Proteins encoded:
- a CDS encoding protein-L-isoaspartate(D-aspartate) O-methyltransferase — translated: MTNEMNPSEQGAARRRMVQSQLRERGIHDPHVLRIMEAMPRHLFVDEALEAKAYSDSALPIGASQTISQPYMVALMTQALELNGEEKILEIGTGSGYQTAILAELADRVFTVERIASVGVAARDRLTTMGYTNIVFRIADGSVGWREMAPFDRVLIAAGAPRMPHFLDEQLKPGGIVVMPIGVGENQMLVKAVRTETGWQRRELCGCAFVPLIGRDAWERRESR
- the surE gene encoding 5'/3'-nucleotidase SurE, with the protein product MILVTNDDGIAAEGLRTLADAMRPLGEVTIIAPDREQSATSHSLTLHRPLRLRKTGPGILSVDGTPTDCVLLAVHGFLKEPPRLIVSGINHGPNMGNDVLYSGTVSAASEGSFLGIPSIAFSLATWEPTDFAAAGRVAAALVRLLLARGLTPGMCLNVNIPPLPYGEIRGLRVARLGRRVFHDVIVEKTDPRGKSYYWIGGENPTWDPDEASDFHAVSHGYVSVTPLSFDVNDYKAIVELETMGLAIHDE